A single window of Usitatibacter rugosus DNA harbors:
- the scpB gene encoding SMC-Scp complex subunit ScpB, whose translation MNDHATPEEEIPAEDTAPVAEAQPLEEAEEAAATSDTFDIAQVKRVLEAALLSTPEPLTVQQLKRLFGGEVAADNIRKVLDEMKDEWADRVVELTTVSTGWRFRVKPEYQPFLDRITNEKPPRYSRAVLETLAIVAYRQPVTRGDIEDIRGVAVSPATLNALVERGWVDEVGNRETPGRPALFATTRRFLDDLNLRSLEELPALDELQSALESVAPATEPDPAPAGVQQPLLPEEDTEPDHAG comes from the coding sequence ATGAACGATCACGCCACTCCCGAAGAAGAAATCCCCGCGGAAGACACCGCGCCCGTCGCCGAAGCGCAGCCGCTGGAGGAGGCCGAAGAGGCCGCCGCCACGAGCGACACCTTCGACATCGCCCAGGTGAAGCGCGTGCTCGAGGCGGCGTTGCTCTCCACGCCCGAGCCGCTCACCGTGCAGCAGCTGAAGCGCCTGTTCGGCGGCGAGGTCGCGGCCGACAACATCCGCAAGGTGCTGGACGAGATGAAGGACGAATGGGCCGACCGCGTGGTCGAGCTCACGACCGTGTCCACCGGCTGGCGCTTCCGCGTGAAGCCGGAGTACCAGCCGTTCCTCGACCGCATCACCAACGAGAAGCCGCCGCGCTATTCGCGCGCCGTGCTGGAGACGCTCGCGATCGTCGCGTACCGCCAGCCGGTCACGCGCGGCGACATCGAGGACATCCGCGGCGTCGCCGTCTCGCCCGCCACGCTGAACGCGCTCGTCGAGCGCGGCTGGGTGGACGAGGTCGGCAACCGCGAGACCCCGGGCCGCCCGGCGCTCTTCGCGACGACCCGCCGCTTCCTGGACGATTTGAACCTGCGCTCCCTCGAGGAGCTCCCGGCGCTGGACGAGCTGCAGTCCGCGCTTGAATCCGTGGCTCCCGCCACGGAACCCGACCCCGCGCCCGCGGGTGTGCAGCAACCCCTCCTCCCCGAAGAAGATACGGAGCCCGACCATGCGGGATAG
- a CDS encoding tryptophan--tRNA ligase, translating into MFQDRVLSGMRPTGAMHLGHYHGALKNWVKLQNEYPCYFFAADWHALTTHYEDPSVIEQTVWDMFVDWLAVGIDPSKSTLFIQSRVPQHAELTMLLSFFVPLAWLERVPTYKDQIEKLGERGHDLHTYGFLGYPLMQAADIMIYRANKVPVGEDQTAHVEITREIARRFNHLFGKEKGFEEKAEAAVKKMGPKKAKVYRELRKKFQEQGDHVSLEAARELVEDVQNLTLGDKERLYGFLEGGGRVILVEPDVLLTETPKLLGLDGDKMSKSYGNAIMLREKPEDVTRKIRTMPTDPARVRRQDPGNPEKCPVWNLHQVYSDANTKEWVVKGCTTAGIGCLECKQPVIDAINKEIAPIRERALQYEEDPTLVRNIIQDGCEKARDLADETLRDVREAMGLNYG; encoded by the coding sequence ATGTTCCAGGATCGCGTACTTTCCGGAATGCGCCCCACGGGCGCGATGCACCTCGGCCACTACCACGGCGCGCTCAAGAACTGGGTCAAGCTCCAGAACGAGTACCCGTGCTACTTCTTCGCCGCGGACTGGCACGCGCTCACCACGCACTACGAGGATCCGTCCGTCATCGAGCAGACGGTGTGGGACATGTTCGTCGACTGGCTCGCGGTGGGCATCGACCCTTCCAAGTCCACGCTCTTCATCCAGAGCCGCGTGCCGCAGCACGCGGAGCTCACGATGCTGCTGTCCTTCTTCGTGCCGCTCGCATGGCTGGAACGCGTGCCCACGTACAAGGACCAGATCGAGAAGCTGGGCGAGCGAGGCCACGACCTCCACACCTACGGCTTCCTCGGCTACCCGCTCATGCAGGCGGCCGACATCATGATCTACCGAGCCAACAAGGTCCCCGTGGGCGAGGACCAGACGGCGCACGTCGAGATCACGCGCGAGATCGCGCGGCGCTTCAACCACCTCTTCGGCAAGGAGAAGGGCTTCGAGGAGAAGGCGGAAGCCGCGGTGAAGAAGATGGGCCCGAAGAAGGCCAAGGTCTATCGCGAACTGCGCAAGAAATTCCAGGAGCAAGGCGACCATGTCTCGCTCGAAGCGGCGCGCGAGCTGGTGGAGGACGTGCAGAACCTCACCCTCGGCGACAAGGAGCGGCTCTACGGCTTCCTCGAAGGCGGCGGCCGCGTGATCCTCGTCGAGCCGGACGTGCTGCTCACCGAGACGCCCAAGCTGCTGGGCCTGGACGGCGACAAGATGTCCAAGAGCTACGGCAACGCGATCATGCTGCGCGAGAAGCCCGAGGACGTCACCAGGAAGATCCGCACCATGCCCACGGACCCCGCGCGCGTGCGCCGGCAGGATCCGGGCAATCCGGAGAAGTGCCCGGTGTGGAACCTGCACCAGGTGTACTCGGACGCGAATACGAAGGAATGGGTCGTGAAGGGCTGCACCACCGCGGGCATCGGTTGCCTCGAGTGCAAGCAGCCGGTGATCGATGCCATCAACAAGGAGATTGCGCCGATCCGCGAGCGGGCCCTGCAGTACGAGGAAGACCCGACGCTCGTGCGCAACATCATCCAGGACGGATGCGAAAAGGCGCGGGACCTGGCCGACGAGACGCTGCGCGACGTTCGCGAGGCGATGGGTCTCAATTACGGCTAA
- a CDS encoding segregation and condensation protein A, with protein sequence MPVARIRGEPLTELPADLYIPPEALSVFLDAFEGPLDLLLYLIRKHSLDILDIPMAELTRQYMGYVEMMRTNQLELAAEYLLMAALLIEIKSRMLLPRPKRENEAEPDDPRAELVRRLLEYEQMKKAAAQISEMPVAGRDFSLVEVYIDQTVAERLPGVHVADLSEAWRSILARAKMTKHHRITREQLSVRAHMSRILRELQPGTFVEFSTLFQPEHGVPVLVVSFLALLELARELLIDITQQTPFDPIYVKLKSERPLLAIS encoded by the coding sequence ATGCCGGTGGCGAGGATCCGCGGCGAGCCGCTCACCGAGCTGCCCGCGGACCTCTACATCCCGCCCGAGGCGCTGTCGGTGTTCCTCGACGCGTTCGAAGGCCCGCTGGACCTCCTGCTCTACCTCATTCGCAAGCACTCGCTCGACATCCTCGACATTCCCATGGCGGAGCTCACGCGCCAGTACATGGGCTACGTCGAGATGATGCGCACCAACCAGCTCGAGCTCGCCGCGGAATACCTGCTGATGGCGGCACTGCTGATCGAGATCAAGAGCCGCATGCTGCTGCCGCGCCCGAAGCGCGAGAACGAAGCCGAGCCGGACGATCCGCGTGCCGAGCTGGTGCGCCGCCTGCTCGAGTACGAGCAGATGAAGAAGGCCGCCGCGCAGATCTCCGAGATGCCGGTGGCGGGCCGCGACTTTTCGCTGGTCGAGGTGTACATCGACCAGACGGTCGCCGAGCGCCTGCCCGGCGTGCACGTGGCCGATCTCTCCGAGGCCTGGCGCTCGATCCTCGCCCGCGCCAAGATGACCAAGCACCACCGCATCACGCGCGAGCAGCTTTCGGTGCGCGCACACATGAGCCGCATCCTGCGCGAGCTGCAGCCCGGCACCTTCGTCGAGTTCTCGACGCTCTTCCAGCCGGAGCACGGCGTTCCGGTCCTGGTGGTGAGCTTCCTCGCCTTGCTCGAGCTCGCGCGCGAGCTGCTCATCGACATCACGCAGCAGACGCCCTTCGATCCCATCTACGTGAAGCTGAAGTCCGAGCGCCCCTTGCTCGCCATCTCGTGA